DNA sequence from the Streptomyces sp. NBC_01264 genome:
CGCAGCAGCTCGGTGACGTGCGCCTCGTCGTCCCGGTGCAGTTCGAAGCAGACCGGCGGGTCCTGCGGCACCGCCGTCAGCGCGGGCAGGAACCACGTGGCCAGCGAGTCCGCGTTGACCGCGATCGGCAGCCGCACCGGCCCCAGGCCCTCGGCCATGCCGAGCTCGGTCCGCGCGTCGCGCTCCAGCCGGACGAGCTGCCGCGCGAAGCGGACGAGGACCTCCCCCGACTCGGTCGCCCGCACGGGCTTGGTCCGCATCAGCAGCACCCGCCCGGTCCGCTGCTCCAATGCCTTGACGCGCTGGCTGACGGCGGAGGGGGTCACGTTCAGGGCGGCGGCCGCCGCGTCGAAGGTGCCCTCGTCGATCACCGCGAGCAGGGTCCGTACCTGGTCGACAGGCAGCTCATCCATCACAGCTGCTAAAGGTACGTAAGAATCTTTAGCTGTACTCCTCGCCGCGCCGCTGCCTACCGTCGAAGACATGACCCACGGCATCATCCCGGCCGCCCTCGCGGGCTTCGGCACCGGACTTTCCCTCATCGTCGCCATCGGCGCCCAGAACGCCTTCGTCCTGCGCCAGGGCGTACGCCGCCAGTCGGTCCTCGCCGTGGTCGCCATCTGCGCCCTCTCGGACGCCGCCCTGATCGCGCTCGGGGTGGCCGGCGTCGGTGCGTTCGTCACCGCCTGGCCGCCCGCCCTCACCCTCGTCGGGCTCGTCGGCGGCGCCTTCCTGATCGGGTACGGAGCCCTCGCCGCCCGCCGCGTGCTGCGCCCCGACCCGGGTGCCGCCCTCGAGGCGGGCGCCACCGGCGGGGTCACCGGCTCCGCCTCCGCCCGGCGGGCGGTGCTGACCTGCCTGGCCATGACCTGGCTCAACCCGCACGTGTACCTCGACACCGTGCTGCTGCTCGGATCCCTGGCCGTCGGCCGCGGCGACCTGCGCTGGGCCTTCGGAGCCGGGGCCGTCCTGGCGAGCCTCACGTGGTTCGGCGCGCTCGGCTACGGCGCCCGGCTGCTCAGCGGCCCGCTCGGCAGGCCCGCGGCCTGGCGGGCCGTGGACGGCCTCGTCGCGGCGACCATGGTCACGATGGGCAGCCTGCTCCTCGCCCGGGCCTGAACCCGCCACACGGCCGGTCCGCCCCCGACCCCCGAGGTCCACCCCATGGACCCTCCGCGAGTGGGTACGGATCACCGTGCCCACCCGCCCCACCCCAGGAGCCCCCGTGCCGGATCAGCCCCCATCCCCGCCACCACCGCCCCTCTCCCCGTACACCGACTCGGTCCGCGCCTACTACGCGGCCCAGCCCTCCCCCCTCGTGGCCGCCACCGGGATCGTGCTGGACCCGCGCGGGCGGGTGCTCGTCCTCACCACCTCGTACAAGGCGGAGCTGGAGCTCCCGGGCGGGGGCGTGGAGGACACCGAGACCCCGGAGGAGGGGCTGGCGCGCGAGCTGAAGGAGGAGCTGGACCTGAGCGTGCCGGTGGGGCGGCTGCTCGCCGTGGACTCCCGCCCGCCGGGGCCCCTCGGGCGCTCCCTCGTCGTCCACGTCCACCTGGTCGGCCCGCTGACGCCCGAGGAGACCTCCGCGATCTCCTTCCCGGACGGGGAGGTCACCGAGGCGCGCTGGCTCACCCCCGAGGAGGCCTACGCGGCCCTGGACACCCGCAAGGCGTCCCGCCTGCGCGCCGCACTGGCGGCCCTGTACTCCGGCTCCCTCGCGCACCTGATCGAGGGGGTGCCGCAGCCGGGCTCCCCGGCCGGCTTCGATCCCGCGCGCCGGGCGGAGCTGGAACACGCGGGCGCCTACGACACCGCCGGCCACCGCGCCGCCCGCCCCAAGGCCCTCACGGCGGCGAGCGTGCTGTTCACGGACTCCGCGGGCGGGGTCCTGCTGGTGCGGCCCGCGTACGGCGACCCGGACCACTGGAACCTGCCCGGCGGCGGCATCGACAGCGACCTCGGCGAGATCCCGCGCGCGGCGGCCCGCCGGGAGGTCCTCGAGGAACTCGGCCTCGACCTCGCCCCGGGCCGGCTGCTCGCCGTCAACTGGTCCCACCGCCCCGGCTATCCGGCAAGGGTCCGCTTCCTCTACGACGGCGGCACCCTCGACCCCGCGACTCTGGCCCGGATCCGCCTGCCCGCCACGGAACTCCTCGAATGGCGCACGGTCCCCCCACCCGAACTCCGCCGCTACACCAAACCACCCCTCCGCCGCCAGATCGAAGCCTCCCTCACAGCCCGCACCACGGCCACCGGCCCCCTCGAACTGCACGCGGGGCGGCCGGTGGCCCAGGCGAAGTAGGGCGGGATCAGAAGAGGCCGGCGACCGCGGTCGCCCAGCCGCTCGCCCCGACCAGCAGGGGCGCCTTGAGCCCGGCCGGGCCGCCCGGGTAGAAGAGCAGGCAGCCGGTGGGGCAGGTGGTGGTGGCCGCCTTCCCCGCGCTGTCGACGTACTCCACCTTCCGTGCGGGATCGGCCGCGGTGGTGGCCCACAGGTCGCCCTGCTCCTGTCCCGCCTTGGGCTGGAACTGGCTGTACTTGATGACCTGGCCGTCGCTGGTGAGCGTCTTGCTGACGACGGTGCCCTGGGCGTTGCCGTGGCTGACGATCAGCGGGCGGTTGGCGGGCTGCCACCCGGCGGCGTAGACGGCGCGGGGCTGGAGGCCGAATCTCCCGTCCTTGCCGATCTTTCCGGGGTAGAGGTACAGGTTCCCGTCGCTCTTGTTGCGGGCGAGGACGTCCTTCACCCCGTCGCCGTTCTGGTCCCCGATGCCGAGGATCGCGTAGTTCTTCCAGGTGGTGCCGCCGGTGTAACCGGGGTCCTGGAAGTCGAAGGGCTTGGTCTGGTCGGCGCTCCCGTCGGCCGTGGTCCGGCCGGAGTAGACGCGCAGGCGCGCTCCGGAGCACGCGTCGTCCACGCATTCGACGACGGCCAGGTCGTTGCCCTTCCTGAAGCCGTCGCCGGAGCGCTGGTCCAGATCGCCGGGGGCGATGATCTGCTGGACGCGCCCCCACCCCCTGGAGCCGAGGGCGGCGGGCGGGGTCAGCTCGCGGCGGGTGTCGTACAGCACGTCGCCGAGCCCGTTGCCGGGATAGAGGTAGAGCTTGTTGTCGCTCAAGCGCGCGATGACGTCCTCGTAGCCATCGGGTGCGGCCGAGGAGCCGGCGTAGCCGGTGAAGTCACCGCCGTGCGCGATCAGCGCACCCTTCCAGCCGGATTCCGCGATGACGCGCCTCTGCACGCGGCCCGCTCCGTTGCCGGCGTAGAAGCGCAGACCGCCGTCCGGTTCCGGGCCCAGCAGGTCGACGAAACCGTCTCCGTCGAGGTCGCCGGGCAGGTCTCCGATCGCCCGGTTCAGCGGGGTCTGCCCGGCCGGGTAGACGAAGGAGGGCGAGGTGACCACCAGTACCGTGCCGGCGTCGCCCGGCGAGGAGTTGCCGGCCTTGTCGAAGGCGCCCACGTACAAGGTGCTCCCGGTCTGGCCCAGGAGGAGGATTTCGACGACGGCTTCGGTGGCTCCCTCGGCGAGGGGAACCCGGTTGCTCCCGGCACAGGGGGTGCTGGACGCGGAGAGAGGGCGGCCCATCGACCAGCAGAAGCCGGCGAGGTCGGTGGCCGCGTGCTTGAACTTGAGCCGCAGCCTGGTGCGCGCCTGCTGGCTGGTGAGGGCGGTGCCGTCCTCCTTGGTGACGGTGACGGGGCCCGTGGGCGCCTTCGCGTCGACCCGGAAGGCGCATTCGGCGGTGAAGGCGCTGTAGCCGCCCTCCTGGTCCTTCGCGCGGACCTTCCACTTGTAGCTGCCGGTGGGGAGGTTCTTGGCGAGGACCCTCGCGGTCGCCGTGCCGCCGCTGGACACGGTGGTGACCTCCGAGACCGGTACGGCCGCGCCCGCGGCGGTGGTGACGACGAACTGCGGGGTGACGGTGCCGCCGTCGTTGTCGCGCAGTCCCGCGGTCAGGGCGAGGCCGCTGTTGCCCATCAGGCCGTTGCAGGCGACGGGCCTGTTGCCGTCGCCCGCAGGCTCCCAGCTCCCTTCGAAGGCTCCGGCGCTGACGACCTCGGGCTTGGTCGGGGTCGCCGCGGCCGCGCCCTGCGCGGAGAGCAGCTCTGCCGCCGTGAGCGGGAGGACGAGGGTGAGGAGGGTGGTGAGTGCGCGGGGCAGGCGTATGCCGGCTCTTCGGCGAGTCATGGAAATGGTGAGTCCCTCTGCGGATGTCCGGGCGTGGATCACCGCAGGGTAGGGCACGCGGTTCGCGTGAGCACAGCGCAATCTGAGTGCACATCACCACGCCGACACCAGCCTTGATCCCACATGATCTGGTTCAAGACAGCCCGGACGGCTCCTTCGGTTCGGTCGCGAGCTGGATCAGGTTGCCGCAGGTGTCGTCGAGGACGGCGGTGGTGACGGGGCCCATCTCCAGCGGCTCCTGGGTGAAGCGGACGCCGAGGGCGCGCAGGCGCTCGTACTCCGCCGTGACGTCGTCCACGGCGAACTGGGCGAGCGGGATGCCGTCCTCGACGAGGGCGTCGCGGTAGGTCCTGGCGGCGGGGTGGCCGGCGGGTTCCAGGAGGAGTTCGGCGGCGCCGGGCTCCTCGGGGGAGACCACGGTCAGCCACCGGGCGCCGCCGCCCAGCGGGACGTCGTGCTTCTTCACGAATCCGAGGATCTCGGTGTAGAAGTGCAGGGCCTTGGCCTGGTCGTCGACGAAGACGCTGGTCATGTGGATCTTCATGGGGTGCTCTCTTCCGGTCCGGACGGGTCGGGCGTGGGCCATCGCTCGGCGATCTGGCGCAGCGGGGCGGTGTTCAGGTCGTGGAACTTGTACCGGCCCTCCCGCCTGGTCTCGACGAGTCCGGCGGCCTCCAGCACGGCGAGGTGCTGGGAGACGCCCTGGCGCGAGATGCCGCGCTGGTGCTTCATCGTCAGTCGCGAGCAGATCTCGAACAGCGTCTGCCCGGACTTCTCGGCGAGCTCGTCGAGGATGGTGCGGCGGGTCGGGTCGGCCAAAGCTCTGAAGAGTTCGTCGGCCACCGCTCCAGCATAGGCAAGCAATCACTTGCCTATCAACTCCGGCCCGCCGGTGAATCCTTTTCGGGCCTCCCCGCCTCCTATCCCCGTACCGGCCGAACGGGCCGGTACGGGGACAGGAGGAAACACTCATGATGATCACCAGCCTCGTAGTGATCGGAGCCCTGCTCGTGGGCGCGTGCAGTTGGCATCTGCTGCGTCGCCACAGGAGCCGGACCTGACCGGAACCGGGCACGGGAGACCTTCTGGAACGACTGGAATGAGCAGCGCATGAACCAACGCTTCCGCTGGCCGGACGAGCGGCTGATCAGGGCCGCCCAGGACGGCGACGCCACCTCGCTCACCGCGGTCCTCATGGAGTCGCAGCCCCATGTGCGCAAGTTCGCCGTCTCGCTCTGCGCCTCGCCCCAGGACGCGGAGGACGCGGCGCAGGAGGCGCTGATCATCCTCTACCGGAAGATCGGCACTTTGCGGGCCACGGGCGCCCTCGCCTCGTGGATGTTCCGGATCGTGCGCAACGAGTGCCTGCGGCAGCTGCGGCTCGTGGTCCCGCGGAGCGACGGAGCCCCGGACGACGCGACGCCGGCGGAACCGTCCGCCGAGGACTCGGTGCTGCACCGGCTGGAGGCGGAGCGGGTCGCGTCCGCGATCAGCGCCCTGCCCCGCGACCAGCGCCAGGTCCTGATCCTGCGGGACGTCCAGGGCCTGCCCGGCAGGAGGGTCGCCGATGTGCTCGGCCTGAGCACCACCGCGATGAAATCGCGGCTGCACAGGGCACGCGCGGCGCTGCGCCACTCACTGGCAGCGATCGACCGACCGGTCGCACAACCGGTCGCACGAGAGGAAGGAGACGTAGGGCGGTGAACTACGCGAGTACGTCCCTCCCGCGCCACCTGGCGCGCGGCGCCATCGGCTTCGGGCTGATCATCGGCTCGATCGCGCTGGTGCCCGTCGTCGGTCCGGTCGCCCTGCTGGCCGCCCCACCGGCTCTCATCGCCTTCCGCGGCTGCCCCACGTGCTGGATGGTCGGCCTGGTGCAGACCATCTCGCGCGGCCGCCTCGAGCGCCGGTGCGTGGACGGGGTCTGCACCCTCACCAAGGCCCACCCCGCGGCCAGGACTACGGAGACATAGCGGGGCGCGCGGCAGGGCGGGAGCCGTACGGGGGACGGCTCCCGCTCCGCCGCCAGTTCAGCGGGTCGGGCGCCTGCCCCGGCCGTTCCACGCGCGGGCCGTCAGCGCGATCGAGCCGTCGGCCTCGACGGGTACGCGAGCACGCAGACGCTCGCGCAGTGCGTCGTGCCGCTTCCGCGGGAGCGAGGCGAGGTACGACGGCGCGGGCCCTTGCCCGCCCAGGAAGGGAGCCCAGTAGGCCTCGAAATCATCGAAGCGGGTGGGGATGTCGATCGCGTCGACCGCCACGTCCGCCCATCCGCCCGCCCGCAGCAGCTCGGCCAGGGGCCCGGGCGCGCACCAGGGGAACCGGCGGGCCTCGTCCAGTTCCCGGCTGCCCGCGTCCAGGGAGACCGCGGCTTCCCAGAAGGAGCGGATGAGTTCCATGCCTCCCCGGGTGTAGTCCCAGACGTACGCGGCGACCGCGCCGCCGGGGCGCACGATGCGGGCCATCTCGGCCACGGCCCGCTCCGGAGCGGGGAGGAAGTTGAGGACCAGGCCGCTGACCGCCGCCGTGGCCAGGCCGTCCGGGAACGGCAGCCTCGTCGCATCGCCGCGTACGAACCCGGCCCGGGCATCCGTGACGTGCCGCCGGGCGTACCGGACGTAGCCGTCCGACGGGTCGGCTCCCACGACCCGTTCGGGGTCCGCCACCTTCAGGACCGCCTGTGTGACGGCGCCCGTGCCGCAGCCGATGTCCCGCCAGTCGCCGCCCGCGGGGACCTCCAGCCGGCGGACGCACTGCGCCGCCACCTGCCGGCTCCACCGCCCGATGTACGGCTCGTACGCCGCCCCTTCGCCCCACACCGCGGCGCCCGCCGCTCCGCTAGGGCCTGATGTTCTGGTTCAGGTGGAAGAGGTTGCCCGGGTCGTAGGTTGCCTTGACCGCGGCCAAGCGGTCGTAGTTGCCCTTGTAGTTGGCGCGGATGCGGTCCTGATCGTCGTCCGCCATGAAGTTGACGTAGCCGCCCTCCTCCGAGTGCGGGGCGGTGGCCTCGTAGTAGTCGCGGACCCAGGCCGTGTTGGCCTCGTTGTCGGCGGGGTCCGGCCACATGCCCGCGATGACGGTGGCGAAGGAGGCGTCCCGGTACGCGAAGGCCGTGGCGTCCGGGGCGACGCGGTGGCAGGCGCCGTTGATCGGGTAGATGTGGACCGTGGAGTTCACGGCGGGCACCCGGGGGCCGTGCACCAGGTGCGCCTCGATGGCCTCGTCGGTCAGCTCCGTCACGAAGTTGGCCTTCCAGTAGTGCTGGAGGCCGGGCGGCACCAGCGCGTCGAAGGCGCTGTTGAGCGCGGGATACGGCATGACGCCGACATGCTCGGCGACCACCGGGGCGAAGTCGTGGAAGGGCTGGAGCGCGCGCTCGCCCTCCTCCACCGGGCCCGCCCAGCACGACACCATCAGGATGAAGGTGTCGCCGTGCCGGTCCTGCGGGATGAACGGCAGCGGCGGGGCGATCTGGAAGGCCGGGAACCCGCCGAGTTGCTCCGGCGCGTCGGCGATGAAGTCCCGGTAGCCGCGCAGCACGGCGCCGGCGTTGTCCAGTTCGTAGAGGATCGGCCCGCCGTAGATGTCCTTGACGGAGCTGAGCCGGAATTCGAAGGAGGTCACCGCGCCGAAGTTGCCGCCGCCGCCGCGCAACGCCCAGAAGAGGTCCTCGTGCTCCTTCTCGCTCGCCACGACGAGCTGTCCGTCCGCCGTCACCACATCGGCCGAGATCAGGTTGTCGCAGCTCAGACCCAGGCCGCGGTCGAGGTAGCCGATGCCGCCGCCCAGGGTGAGGCCGCCGACGCCGGTGGTGGAGATGATCCCGCCGGTCGTCGCCAGCCCGAAGGCGTACGTGGCCGCGTTGAAGTCGCCCCAGGTCGCGCCGCCTTCGGCGCGCGCCGTCCGCCGTACGGGGTCGACGCGGACGCCGCGCATCGCGGACAGGTCGGCGACGACGCCGTCGTCGCAGGTGCCGAAGCCGGGCACGCTGTGCCCGCCGCCCCGGACGGCCAGGTCGAGCCCGTTCTCCCGGGCGAAGTCGACGGCCGCCATGACGTCGCCCGCGTTGGCGCAGCGCACGACGACGGCCGGCCGTCTGTCGATCATGGCGTTGTAGACCGTGCGGGCCTCGTCGTAGTCCGCGTCCCCCGGAGTGACGACGGTGCCGCGCACCCGTTGGCTCAGCTGCTCCACAGTGAGGTTGCCCATGGCCATCGCTCCTCCTGCCCCGGCCCGGGGCGGAGTGACCTCCAGCGAGCCCAGGGCTGTCCGCCAGTGGATAGGCCCTCAATTCACGCTACGCCGAATGGGTGGAGCGGCAATCCGAACCGCTCAGGCCGTGCCCGCTCAGGCCTTGTCCGTGGCGCTCCAGCTCGCTCGCCGAAGGACCTCGACCAGCTCCTCGGGGTCGGGGGCGGCGTCCGCGGGATCGTCGGGCCACTGCTCGACGATGGCGGTCGCCCACTCGGCCCAGGTGGCGACGAGTCGGTAGTAGTCGGTGAGGAAGCGGCCGACGAGCAGCGTCTGGGCGGCCCGTTCCGGGAACGGGGCCTCGCCGGCGAGATGCGCGTGCGCGGTCGCGGCGTTCCCCTGGTTGCGCTCCTCGGCCCAGGCCCGGGCGCCACGGAGGGTGGCCAGGGTGTCGGCTCTGGTGCCTGAGTCCGCGAAGAACACCTTCAGGAGCTGTTCGGACTCCAGGACCGGCCCGGCGCTCGGCTCGGGAAGCCAGTCGGCCAGCGCGCGCCGCCCCTCGGCGGTGATGCGGTAGACGGTGCGCGGCCGCCGTCCGACCGCTTCGCGCGTCGCCTCGGCCAGGCCGTGGCGGACGAGCTTCTTCGGCTCCTCGTACAGCTTGCTCTGGGCGCGGGGCCAGATGCGGCCCAGGCTCCGGTCCATCTGCTGGGCGAGCTCGTAGGTGCTCCAGGGCCGGACCGAGAGCAGGCCGAGGATCGCGTACGACGTGGTGGTGAGTGCCGGGCCCATTGACATCGCCAGGGGGCTGTCGATTAATAACTCATGGATCTTGGTGGGTGTCATGGGGCTGTGAGGTTGTGTCCGGCGATCTGAGCGAGTTGCTGAGCTGAGGTCACGGTGAGAGGGCCGGTGGGAACGGTGTGGCTGAGTGCGGCGAGGACGGGGGTGGTTTCCCGGAGGGTCGCGCCGATCCTGTTCTTGGTCAGGCCGGTCGCCTCGGCGAGCGGGGCCTGGGCCATGGTCCAGCGCTTGGCGAGAAGAAATACGGTGAGGTGGTCGGCGGCGGAGAGTCGTCGGCCGCCTGCGCCAGGGCCGCCGTCGGGGCGTTTGCCGGGCAGCAGGATGGGCGGGTGTTCGTCGCACCAGGTGCGGTAGCGGGTGACGAGGTCGTCGAAGGCGGCGGGTTCCAGGCCGGTGAGGCTGGGATGCCGGAGCCAGGCGGGAAGCTTGTCGCCGGCGGGGAATCGGCCGAAAGCCCGGTCACGGGGCTGCTGAATGAACGGTGCCAGAGGTTCGGGGCGCAGGGTGTAGTTCCAAGTGCCGTGCCACTCGTGCGGGGTGAGCGGAAGCCGCTCCATGATGTCGTCGGGAACGGTGACGCCGGTGGGGTAGGCGTCGGGGTCGAGTTCGGCGTGGACGGTGAGCCCGGTGCGGGTGCGGGTGGCGCCGATGGTGTTGACGACGACTTCGTGGCTGGTCAGGGGCCTGCCGCGCCAGTTGATGCTGATCTGGGAGAACAGCCGGTGCTCTATCTTGTTCCACTTCGAAGTGCCCGGAGGGAAATGGCACACCGACACTGACAGGCCCGTGGCCAGGGCGAATTCGGCGAGGTGTCGCTTCCAGGCGCGGACCCGGTATCCGTTGGAGCCGCCCGCGTCGGCGGTGATCAGTAGACGGGACGCGTCCGGGTAGCGGTGCCGTCCCTCACCGTCCCACCAGCGACGCAGGGTGGCCACGGCGAACGCCGCGGTATCGCCGTCGCAGCCCACTGAGACCCAGCCGGCGTCCGTGCCGATGTCGTAGATCCCGTATGGCACGGCCTTGAGCGCGCCCTTCTCCGGGAAGTCGTGAGCGCGGACCTCGACCGGCTGCCCGGCCCGGTGCCACTCCCGCCCGCCGACCGCGTACCGGCCCAGGGTCTCCTTCTTCTTGGCATCCACGCTGATCACCGGCTGTCCGTCCGCAAGATGTGCGGTGGCCTGCTCGTTGATATAGCGGAACTGGGCGTCGCGGTCCGGGTGCCGGGCGCCCTCGGTCGTCCGGGAGGTGCCCTGCAGGGAGAAACCCTCGGACCTCAGCAGCCCGGCCACCGTGTCATGGCCGACCCAGTGGCCCTGCCGCGACAGCTCGGCGGCCAGGGCCCGGGTGGACTTCACCGTCCACCGCAGCGGCGACTGCGGATCCCCCCGCTCTTCCGGCTCGACCAGCGCCAGCAAAGCCGGTACCAGGTCAGGATCGATGTCCCTCAGCCGCTTCCGTCCCGCACCCGCCGCCCGAACCCGACCATCGGGCACCGCACCCTGTACCAGCTCCCGCAGCCCGCGCGACACCGTGGACTCCGCCACCCCCGCAGCACCAGCCACCAGCCGAATCCCGCCGTGCCCCCGCACACGGGCGACAGCGCCCAGCACCAACCGCTGCTGACGCTCATCCAGACACGGCAACAACAACGCCAACGTCTCCGCCAGCTCCGACTCGATTCCCTCCGCCACACCGGAATCCTACGGGGCAACCAGCCCCAGAAACCGAGGAGTTATTAAACGACAGCCCCCAGCCTTGAGGCGTATTCCGGAATAGTCTCTTTGGGACTATTTTGCGCCAGCATAGGCGGTGATGGTCATGATCAGCACTCTTCGGGTCGATCCCGCCAACGCCGAACAGGCCCGCGCCTGGGACGGCCATGAGGGCGCGTACTGGGCGGAGCACGCCGATCGGTACGACCGGGCGATGCGCGCCCACCACCCGCACCTCCTCGCCGCGGCCGGCATCTCCGCCGCCGACCAGGTGCTGGACATCGGCTGCGGCACCGGCGAGACCACCCGCGACGTCGCGCGACGGGCGAGCGGCGGCCGGGCCCTGGGCGTGGACCTGTCGGCGGAGATGCTGCGGGGGGCACGGGAGCGTGCGGCGGCCGAAGGACTGCGCAATGCCGACTTCGTGCAGGCCGACGCCCAGGTCCACACCTTCCCCTCCGAGGCGTTCGACGTGGCCGTCAGCCGCAGCGGGACGATGTTCTTCGCCGACCCGGTCGCCGCCTTCCGCAACATCGCCGGCGCGCTGCGGCCCGGCGGACGCCTCGTCCAACTGGTCTGGCAGGCCCCGGCGGAGAACGAGTGGTTCCTCTCCTTCACCCGGGCCCTGGCCGCCGGACGCCCGCTGCCCACGCCCGCATCCGACGCCCCCGGGCCGTTCGCGCTCGCGGACCCCGAGCGGGTCCGGACCGTCCTCGCGGCCGCCGGCTTCACCGGCATCCGGCTGGAACCCCACAGCGAGCCGATGTGGTTCGGCGGGGACTCCGCCGACGCGGAGCGGTTCCTCCTCGGCATGCTCGGCTGGATGCTCGACGGACTCGACGACGAGGGCCGGCGGCGCGCCGTCGAGGACCTGCGAGCCACCCTCACGGCCCACGAAACCACCGACGGCGTCCGCTACGCCTCGGCGACCTGGATCATCCGAGCGACCCGGCCGCCGGCCACCACTACCGCCAGCGCCACCGCCACCGCTACCGGCTGAGCGACTTGAGCGCCGCCGCGTCGTACGGCTTCAGCTCGTCGAAGCGGTTGTCGAGCACCTTCGCCGCC
Encoded proteins:
- a CDS encoding LysE/ArgO family amino acid transporter; translation: MTHGIIPAALAGFGTGLSLIVAIGAQNAFVLRQGVRRQSVLAVVAICALSDAALIALGVAGVGAFVTAWPPALTLVGLVGGAFLIGYGALAARRVLRPDPGAALEAGATGGVTGSASARRAVLTCLAMTWLNPHVYLDTVLLLGSLAVGRGDLRWAFGAGAVLASLTWFGALGYGARLLSGPLGRPAAWRAVDGLVAATMVTMGSLLLARA
- a CDS encoding NUDIX domain-containing protein; translated protein: MPDQPPSPPPPPLSPYTDSVRAYYAAQPSPLVAATGIVLDPRGRVLVLTTSYKAELELPGGGVEDTETPEEGLARELKEELDLSVPVGRLLAVDSRPPGPLGRSLVVHVHLVGPLTPEETSAISFPDGEVTEARWLTPEEAYAALDTRKASRLRAALAALYSGSLAHLIEGVPQPGSPAGFDPARRAELEHAGAYDTAGHRAARPKALTAASVLFTDSAGGVLLVRPAYGDPDHWNLPGGGIDSDLGEIPRAAARREVLEELGLDLAPGRLLAVNWSHRPGYPARVRFLYDGGTLDPATLARIRLPATELLEWRTVPPPELRRYTKPPLRRQIEASLTARTTATGPLELHAGRPVAQAK
- a CDS encoding VOC family protein, translated to MKIHMTSVFVDDQAKALHFYTEILGFVKKHDVPLGGGARWLTVVSPEEPGAAELLLEPAGHPAARTYRDALVEDGIPLAQFAVDDVTAEYERLRALGVRFTQEPLEMGPVTTAVLDDTCGNLIQLATEPKEPSGLS
- a CDS encoding ArsR/SmtB family transcription factor — its product is MADELFRALADPTRRTILDELAEKSGQTLFEICSRLTMKHQRGISRQGVSQHLAVLEAAGLVETRREGRYKFHDLNTAPLRQIAERWPTPDPSGPEESTP
- a CDS encoding RNA polymerase sigma factor gives rise to the protein MNQRFRWPDERLIRAAQDGDATSLTAVLMESQPHVRKFAVSLCASPQDAEDAAQEALIILYRKIGTLRATGALASWMFRIVRNECLRQLRLVVPRSDGAPDDATPAEPSAEDSVLHRLEAERVASAISALPRDQRQVLILRDVQGLPGRRVADVLGLSTTAMKSRLHRARAALRHSLAAIDRPVAQPVAREEGDVGR
- a CDS encoding class I SAM-dependent methyltransferase, encoding MWGEGAAYEPYIGRWSRQVAAQCVRRLEVPAGGDWRDIGCGTGAVTQAVLKVADPERVVGADPSDGYVRYARRHVTDARAGFVRGDATRLPFPDGLATAAVSGLVLNFLPAPERAVAEMARIVRPGGAVAAYVWDYTRGGMELIRSFWEAAVSLDAGSRELDEARRFPWCAPGPLAELLRAGGWADVAVDAIDIPTRFDDFEAYWAPFLGGQGPAPSYLASLPRKRHDALRERLRARVPVEADGSIALTARAWNGRGRRPTR
- a CDS encoding FAD-binding oxidoreductase; the encoded protein is MAMGNLTVEQLSQRVRGTVVTPGDADYDEARTVYNAMIDRRPAVVVRCANAGDVMAAVDFARENGLDLAVRGGGHSVPGFGTCDDGVVADLSAMRGVRVDPVRRTARAEGGATWGDFNAATYAFGLATTGGIISTTGVGGLTLGGGIGYLDRGLGLSCDNLISADVVTADGQLVVASEKEHEDLFWALRGGGGNFGAVTSFEFRLSSVKDIYGGPILYELDNAGAVLRGYRDFIADAPEQLGGFPAFQIAPPLPFIPQDRHGDTFILMVSCWAGPVEEGERALQPFHDFAPVVAEHVGVMPYPALNSAFDALVPPGLQHYWKANFVTELTDEAIEAHLVHGPRVPAVNSTVHIYPINGACHRVAPDATAFAYRDASFATVIAGMWPDPADNEANTAWVRDYYEATAPHSEEGGYVNFMADDDQDRIRANYKGNYDRLAAVKATYDPGNLFHLNQNIRP
- a CDS encoding PadR family transcriptional regulator, which gives rise to MTPTKIHELLIDSPLAMSMGPALTTTSYAILGLLSVRPWSTYELAQQMDRSLGRIWPRAQSKLYEEPKKLVRHGLAEATREAVGRRPRTVYRITAEGRRALADWLPEPSAGPVLESEQLLKVFFADSGTRADTLATLRGARAWAEERNQGNAATAHAHLAGEAPFPERAAQTLLVGRFLTDYYRLVATWAEWATAIVEQWPDDPADAAPDPEELVEVLRRASWSATDKA
- a CDS encoding ISAzo13 family transposase codes for the protein MAEGIESELAETLALLLPCLDERQQRLVLGAVARVRGHGGIRLVAGAAGVAESTVSRGLRELVQGAVPDGRVRAAGAGRKRLRDIDPDLVPALLALVEPEERGDPQSPLRWTVKSTRALAAELSRQGHWVGHDTVAGLLRSEGFSLQGTSRTTEGARHPDRDAQFRYINEQATAHLADGQPVISVDAKKKETLGRYAVGGREWHRAGQPVEVRAHDFPEKGALKAVPYGIYDIGTDAGWVSVGCDGDTAAFAVATLRRWWDGEGRHRYPDASRLLITADAGGSNGYRVRAWKRHLAEFALATGLSVSVCHFPPGTSKWNKIEHRLFSQISINWRGRPLTSHEVVVNTIGATRTRTGLTVHAELDPDAYPTGVTVPDDIMERLPLTPHEWHGTWNYTLRPEPLAPFIQQPRDRAFGRFPAGDKLPAWLRHPSLTGLEPAAFDDLVTRYRTWCDEHPPILLPGKRPDGGPGAGGRRLSAADHLTVFLLAKRWTMAQAPLAEATGLTKNRIGATLRETTPVLAALSHTVPTGPLTVTSAQQLAQIAGHNLTAP
- a CDS encoding class I SAM-dependent methyltransferase gives rise to the protein MISTLRVDPANAEQARAWDGHEGAYWAEHADRYDRAMRAHHPHLLAAAGISAADQVLDIGCGTGETTRDVARRASGGRALGVDLSAEMLRGARERAAAEGLRNADFVQADAQVHTFPSEAFDVAVSRSGTMFFADPVAAFRNIAGALRPGGRLVQLVWQAPAENEWFLSFTRALAAGRPLPTPASDAPGPFALADPERVRTVLAAAGFTGIRLEPHSEPMWFGGDSADAERFLLGMLGWMLDGLDDEGRRRAVEDLRATLTAHETTDGVRYASATWIIRATRPPATTTASATATATG